In Zingiber officinale cultivar Zhangliang chromosome 1A, Zo_v1.1, whole genome shotgun sequence, the DNA window GTTTCCTTTCCTCTGCCGCCGACTCATTTTCCAGGTTTCCTCGCCATCCGGACTCCTTTAGACGGATTCCTGCCTATCCCGCTTCCCCGCCCCCGCCCCCGCCCCCGCCCCCGCCCCCGCCAGTGAATCCCTCCCTTCTACCTAGCCATCGCAGCCGCAATCAGTGGGAATCTCTCTCCACGGTCTCCGACGACCCTTCCTCCCTCCTACGTGATGATCCCATCTCCATCTGCTCCGCCCTCTGGGTCGACAGCTTCCGCGACCCCTCCGCCACTGCTACCAGCCTCACCCCTATCCTACGCCGCTTTGAGCTCTGGGTTCTCGCCTACCAAAAGGCCTATGCTGACGATACCGGTTCGTACCTTCCCAAATCTTCGGTCTCTAGCTCCGCCCTCCATTCTCTTCTCGCCCTCCGCAATGCCGTCCTCGACGGCCGCTTCCGCTGGGGTGCCCGCCTTGATCTCCTTCTCCGTTCGCCCCGGGACACCACTGATCCAACCACCTTATCCAAGCGCAAGCTCCGTATACTCCTCACCTCTACGCAGCCTACGCCTTTCCAGGACCGTGTTGTCCAGGAAGTCCTTCTCATGATCCTTGAGCCTATCTATGAAGCTCGATTCTCCCAGAAATCTTTTGCCTTTCGCCCTGGACGGGATGCTCACACTGCTATCCGGACGATCAGAAGAAGCTTTGCCGGTTATCTATGGTACATCAAAGGTGACGTCAGCACCATTCTTGATGGAGTGAAGCCTGGATTGATCATCAATGCGTTGATCCGGGATGTTAGGGATAAAAAAGTCGTGGATTTGATTAAATCAGCCCTAACAGCCCCAGTGATAATTGGTCGCCCCACCGATGAGGAGATtgctaagaagaagaaaaaaagtagGAAGCATCAGAAAAAGAGGGTATTGGCCGAGGACGAGCCCAAGCCTGATCCGTACTGGCTAGAAAGTTTCTTTGGTTTTGCTCCGGCGGAGGCTGAAAAGAATCCAAATTGGGGGCATTGTGGAGTCTTAAGCTCATTACTTGCCAATGTGTATCTAGATGAGCTTGACAGATGGATGGAGGAGAAGATTAAGGAGTTCTACCAACCCTCAAAGTCTGATGTTATATGGACTGGGGATGATGCTGAGCACGGGAACACATCATGGCCAGAGTTTGTTCCCACTAGCGGGCCTGACAAGACCAGAAAAATGGACTATATTCGCTATGCTGGTCATTTTTTGGTTGGAGTTAGGGGTCCTCGAGCAGATGCTGCAGTGCTAAGGAAACAGCTAATTGAGTTTTGTGATCAGAGATATCAGCTCAAGCTTGATAATGAGAATCTCCCGATTGAGCACATCACCAAGGGTATTATGTTTATGGATCATGTACTCTGCAGGCGAGTAGTATATCCTACACTTAGGTACACAGCAACTGGGGGGAAGATCATCAGTGAAAAAGGTGTAGGAACACTTCTGTCAGTCACAGCAAGTTTGAGACAATGCGTCAGACAGTTCAGGAAGCTGAACTTCTTAAAAGGAGACAGGGATCCTGATCCGCAACCTTGTTTCAAAATGTTTCATGCAACACAAGCACACACAAATGCACAGATGAATAAATTCTTGCAAACTATGGCGGAGTGGTATCGTTATGCAGATAACCGCAAGAAGGTTGTGAACTTTTGTTCCTATATCATAAGGGGTTCATTAGCCAAGCTCTATGCTGCTAAGTACAAACTGCGGTCTAGAGCGAAGGTCTACAAGATTGCATCAAGGAATCTAGCCCGCCCTTTGAAGGATAAGAAGGGTCAGTCCCCTGAGTATCTGAACCTGTTGAGAATGGGTCTCCTGGATTCAATTGATGGTCTTCAGTACACTCGGATGTCTTTGGTTCCCGACACAGATTATACCCCATTTCCTGCTGGGTGGAGGCCAGAGCATGAGAAGGTTTTACTGGAATACATTAGGCTTCTGGATCCCAAGACTCTAGAGGATCAACGATCTTGCCTTAGGGAGGAGGGGCTTTCTACGCCTCAAGATTTTGTTTCTCTGCTGGTCTGGAACTATAAAAGGAATGCTATTATGTTGCCTCCCTTGGGGGAGAGTGATACCCAGAGAGCTAAAGAAGAATTGCTGGGATCTACTTGTACTGAAATGAAGGATCAGACGGTTTTTGAGGAAGAGAGACAAGAATCTCTTCAGGCAGCACAAATTTGATAAGTAAGAAATCATAGATGAAGGTAACTTGGTTATTGGCGGAGAGAGCAAAATGTGAATCACGCATCACATAAAAACGGACAAATAACAGGCCACCATGAAAGCTGCTTCACATTTTGAAGCGATTAACACATATCAAGTGGAAGTAATTTGGAACCAGTTCTCTGTATAATCAGATTATGCTGTATATTGGGGGTCCTTTACGAATACATTTTAGAaggttgacaaaaaaaaaaaaacggatACCTTATGCCAGTTGCTTGGGAAAAACCATGTGAACATCCTAGTTTCCAACATCCTAGTTTGAGTTTGACTTTATACACCCAAATGGGTCTTTCTATTAAATGCATGCTCAGAAAAAAAAGTTTGGCCAAAAGGTGTGTGGTTCAATTAGTGATGTTCTGTGCTGTCATTTCACATTTGGACTCCAAATTATGTAAGTTCGATTAATTTATTCATCATTGATTGGCAAGAACATAAACAAGTATCATTGCTTTGTATGATAGTTTAGTTAGTTGACTTTGATGTTATATATAGATGGCATTTACACACTATACGGAAATATACTCAAGTCTCCAATTCTTTCTAGCAACATAGATATTTATATCTATGGTTTttgtttttaacttttcaaaaaaatccTGACTTGTATGGATGAAATGATAACTTAATCATTAGAGCCACATTGATATTGCCGTGGAAACAAAGGATTCATGATTTTTGTAGTTAGTTTATTGAAA includes these proteins:
- the LOC122028756 gene encoding nuclear intron maturase 2, mitochondrial-like, with translation MNCCLSLLRLHRRFLSSAADSFSRFPRHPDSFRRIPAYPASPPPPPPPPPPPPVNPSLLPSHRSRNQWESLSTVSDDPSSLLRDDPISICSALWVDSFRDPSATATSLTPILRRFELWVLAYQKAYADDTGSYLPKSSVSSSALHSLLALRNAVLDGRFRWGARLDLLLRSPRDTTDPTTLSKRKLRILLTSTQPTPFQDRVVQEVLLMILEPIYEARFSQKSFAFRPGRDAHTAIRTIRRSFAGYLWYIKGDVSTILDGVKPGLIINALIRDVRDKKVVDLIKSALTAPVIIGRPTDEEIAKKKKKSRKHQKKRVLAEDEPKPDPYWLESFFGFAPAEAEKNPNWGHCGVLSSLLANVYLDELDRWMEEKIKEFYQPSKSDVIWTGDDAEHGNTSWPEFVPTSGPDKTRKMDYIRYAGHFLVGVRGPRADAAVLRKQLIEFCDQRYQLKLDNENLPIEHITKGIMFMDHVLCRRVVYPTLRYTATGGKIISEKGVGTLLSVTASLRQCVRQFRKLNFLKGDRDPDPQPCFKMFHATQAHTNAQMNKFLQTMAEWYRYADNRKKVVNFCSYIIRGSLAKLYAAKYKLRSRAKVYKIASRNLARPLKDKKGQSPEYLNLLRMGLLDSIDGLQYTRMSLVPDTDYTPFPAGWRPEHEKVLLEYIRLLDPKTLEDQRSCLREEGLSTPQDFVSLLVWNYKRNAIMLPPLGESDTQRAKEELLGSTCTEMKDQTVFEEERQESLQAAQI